The following proteins are encoded in a genomic region of Paenibacillus sp. FSL H3-0469:
- a CDS encoding ABC transporter substrate-binding protein → MRLGQEDSIRAWNHVPVRIMDIRHVNMRPGEQLRYVFPSSVFVLTNQGEAEVRFDGDGHTPEYAHVIHGGKGAVLEIACLEQTFDYYLILYKPWTDTPFTEAGGDRPSPFQQKYTFQGRDPWVILSLLERMHQLWKSGGELERMQVTGLFYQFVAEQFRQLALAGEQEPETDLAEQIARYIREFYHQALSMSTMAELFHYSTHHLVRVFKRKYHCSPMEYVSRTRMQHARSLLAGTDAPIRDVAERVGYTDFYYFSRLFKKVFRETPAQFKMHAPLLKGSNPTKEMPESFIAPRKEARYIDIDDNHYQYRRWSVNDLKVSHKPMFAISLLISLSVMLAGCGGGDMNAAEDKPNKVFTDGFGRKVEIPAEPAQVVALAYGGYMLPLGLKPAGVNQETLDQYKEEMADVENVGAGVGSVEAISALMPDLIIIPDYLGQDVIETYEKIAPTVAVAWGGDPDVVNTLRTMGEIMGKQDEAEKWIAAFDKKLQGIRDTINVKLDEGTTAISFVIHKGEVLLGGEGGTLGKLIYQDFGFTMPEQFKQYADGGTVLSMEMLVDKPADYFFTQMTDEELAAMRELFKEPVYQSIPAVKNNRIINVSRDNWNNGPYTVERGVDALIEQVSKLQE, encoded by the coding sequence GTGAGACTTGGACAGGAAGACAGCATTCGGGCATGGAACCATGTACCGGTTAGAATCATGGATATCCGTCATGTAAACATGAGGCCGGGAGAGCAGCTAAGGTACGTTTTTCCGTCAAGTGTGTTTGTACTCACCAATCAGGGGGAGGCTGAGGTTCGGTTCGACGGGGACGGGCACACTCCAGAGTATGCGCATGTTATTCATGGCGGGAAGGGAGCCGTTCTGGAAATTGCATGTCTGGAGCAGACATTCGACTATTATCTCATCCTGTACAAACCGTGGACAGACACTCCCTTCACAGAAGCGGGAGGGGACAGACCTAGTCCTTTTCAGCAAAAATATACCTTCCAGGGGAGAGACCCATGGGTGATTCTGTCCCTGCTGGAGCGTATGCATCAGCTATGGAAGAGCGGCGGAGAGCTGGAACGGATGCAGGTGACCGGGCTGTTCTATCAGTTCGTAGCCGAGCAATTCCGTCAGCTTGCGCTGGCGGGGGAGCAGGAGCCGGAGACAGATCTGGCTGAGCAGATCGCCCGTTATATCAGGGAATTCTATCACCAGGCCCTGTCCATGAGCACAATGGCGGAGTTGTTTCATTACAGCACCCATCATTTGGTGAGGGTGTTTAAGCGCAAGTATCACTGCAGCCCAATGGAATATGTGAGCCGGACCCGGATGCAGCACGCCAGAAGCCTGCTGGCCGGGACAGATGCGCCGATCCGCGATGTGGCTGAACGTGTGGGATATACGGATTTCTATTATTTTAGCAGACTGTTCAAAAAGGTGTTCAGAGAGACTCCGGCACAGTTCAAAATGCACGCCCCGCTTCTGAAAGGTTCAAATCCTACCAAAGAAATGCCGGAATCGTTCATTGCTCCCCGTAAGGAAGCACGCTATATTGATATCGATGATAATCATTATCAATACAGAAGATGGAGTGTGAATGATTTGAAAGTTAGCCATAAGCCCATGTTTGCGATATCCCTCTTGATCAGCTTGTCTGTGATGCTTGCAGGCTGCGGGGGCGGAGATATGAATGCTGCTGAAGACAAGCCCAATAAGGTATTTACTGATGGCTTCGGCAGAAAGGTAGAGATTCCGGCGGAGCCCGCGCAGGTTGTGGCACTCGCATACGGCGGGTATATGCTTCCGCTTGGACTGAAGCCGGCAGGTGTCAACCAGGAGACACTGGATCAATACAAGGAAGAGATGGCAGATGTGGAGAATGTCGGAGCAGGCGTAGGCAGTGTGGAAGCGATCTCTGCATTGATGCCCGATCTGATTATTATACCGGATTATCTGGGGCAGGATGTCATTGAGACGTATGAGAAGATTGCTCCGACCGTAGCAGTAGCCTGGGGCGGTGACCCGGATGTGGTGAACACACTACGGACCATGGGCGAGATTATGGGCAAGCAGGACGAAGCGGAGAAGTGGATTGCCGCATTTGATAAGAAGCTGCAAGGCATCCGGGATACCATCAATGTGAAGCTTGATGAAGGTACTACCGCCATCTCCTTCGTAATCCATAAAGGGGAAGTGCTGCTTGGAGGCGAGGGTGGCACCTTAGGCAAGCTGATCTATCAGGATTTCGGCTTTACCATGCCTGAACAATTCAAGCAGTATGCTGACGGGGGAACGGTACTGTCAATGGAGATGCTGGTGGACAAGCCGGCGGATTACTTTTTCACGCAGATGACCGATGAAGAGCTGGCTGCCATGCGGGAGCTGTTCAAGGAGCCGGTCTATCAGAGCATACCTGCGGTGAAGAACAACCGGATTATCAACGTCTCACGCGACAACTGGAACAATGGGCCTTATACGGTGGAGCGGGGCGTGGATGCACTGATTGAGCAGGTGTCGAAGCTGCAGGAGTAG
- a CDS encoding DUF1835 domain-containing protein gives METLYDRLHQLDGNDLRFFFYNLLKTVDHYQTNGSMEERKLAEGLLTIVQNHIEAVHNHKRQIDELQQYVYLVFSLSDAGSLKVALSKIGKRELCQVLAFNELFSVGPITNLDTETGQQNRLVWLTENDENVSYNPEHQLDRIVEAVKNIPENKTIVIWCADNAHDQTGLRFVMHLLRDRKQPVNVVNVTELFNTIGNHNKEEFKPYWSSLIDREHFQIIVKKYYEGVPLDPSQRRRYESEWLMLSSENHVLRLWKERSVKGAEESALDEMIISSVIELEQEQDENGFINAGSVVARIFDTSHQFVGCPFITNRIWSLVNQGVLEFCGLPRALHQFSVKLGTRKKTIAP, from the coding sequence ATGGAGACGCTCTACGATCGTCTACATCAATTAGATGGAAATGACCTGCGGTTTTTCTTTTACAACTTATTAAAAACAGTAGATCATTATCAAACGAACGGCAGTATGGAAGAAAGAAAGTTAGCAGAAGGACTCCTTACTATCGTGCAAAATCATATTGAGGCGGTTCACAACCATAAACGGCAAATAGATGAACTCCAACAATATGTTTATCTTGTTTTCAGTCTCTCTGATGCAGGTTCATTAAAAGTAGCGCTAAGTAAAATCGGCAAGCGGGAGCTTTGCCAAGTCTTGGCATTCAATGAATTGTTCTCAGTTGGACCCATAACTAACTTGGATACGGAAACTGGACAGCAGAATAGGTTAGTTTGGTTGACGGAAAACGATGAAAACGTCAGCTATAACCCCGAGCATCAGCTTGATAGAATAGTAGAGGCTGTAAAGAATATTCCCGAAAATAAAACCATTGTCATTTGGTGCGCGGATAACGCACATGATCAAACAGGCTTACGTTTCGTAATGCATTTGTTAAGAGACCGGAAACAGCCGGTTAATGTTGTTAATGTGACAGAGCTCTTTAATACTATAGGCAATCATAACAAAGAAGAATTCAAACCTTATTGGAGTAGTTTAATCGATAGAGAACATTTTCAGATCATCGTTAAAAAATATTATGAAGGTGTTCCTCTTGATCCTAGTCAAAGAAGACGGTATGAATCAGAATGGCTAATGCTCTCAAGTGAGAATCATGTGCTCCGTTTGTGGAAGGAGCGTTCTGTGAAAGGCGCTGAGGAATCTGCACTGGACGAAATGATCATTAGTTCCGTCATTGAACTAGAGCAAGAACAAGATGAGAATGGCTTTATTAACGCGGGGAGTGTAGTCGCTAGAATATTTGATACTTCGCACCAATTCGTAGGGTGTCCATTTATTACCAATAGAATTTGGAGCTTAGTTAACCAAGGAGTTTTAGAGTTTTGCGGACTGCCAAGAGCCTTGCATCAGTTCTCTGTTAAACTCGGCACGCGTAAGAAAACTATAGCACCCTGA